The Clostridium sporogenes region AGCCTTTTGTATATATAAGTATTTTAACTAGAGAGGATTTACATATTTATTACAACATTTACAAATATGTATTTCTTTAAACATAGTAAGATTATTCATATTGCAACAAAGGGTATAGCCAGGAGAATATTTTTTTAGAACATTGTATTTTTGTATGTGAAAATTTCTAAAGAATTTCCTAAAGTAGAAATAAAAGGATACTTAATAATAAAAGTATATAAAAAGAGAAAAGTTAAAAACTATAACTAGAATATAAAAATAGGAGGAAAAAATTCATGAAAGATGGATCATCAGCAAAAGCAAGAGCGAAGGAATTACTTTTAGAAGGAAAAAGTAAGGAATTTATAATGGATGAGACTAAATTAAGATTAAAGGACATAAAAAGAATAGAAAGAGAAATAACAGAGAAGCTTTAAAACAAAAATAAACATTCATAACTAAATATGATGTTGTGAATGTTTATTTTTATTTTACTATATATTAATAATAAGTTAAGTTAATATTTAAATTTATTTAATTTATTAGTTTTAAAATAAAGTTATATTCAAATAAATAAATGTCTATCAAAATATTATAAATTTGAAAGGAATAGATTTAATGGATATACTTCAATTAATAAATGAGGTAAATAATAAAAGTAATGAAAAGAATGATAAAATAGCTCCCGTAGAAATATTAAAACAATTTAAATCTGGAAGATCTAAAGCATTAGTGTTTTTAGTAGAATATGGAGAAGACAATAAAGTAGGAATTATGAAATTTACTGATTGTAAAGAAGCCAAAGTATTTAATGAAGCCTATAAAGTGGCTACCAATAATAATATGCAAAAGTATATAGCAGAATTAATATGTAGCTATAACATAACCTATAATAATAAATTGATAAGTGCTAATTTGTATGACCTAGCTGGTGATAATATATATAATATTGAAACTTTTTTAGATAAGGTTTTAAGTGAACAAGAATTAAAGAAAAATGTTATATCAAAAATAGGTAAGTTTTGTTTTACTTGGAATAAGGAGCATAAGAAAAAATATTTAACTCCTATGGAGATAGTAAAAAATGAGATGTCCTATAGATATATGGATAAAAAGTATAAAGAAGCTTTTAAAAGCATAGGTGTTTCAAAGGATATTCAATGGGTATCCATAGATGGTACTGAAGAAATATTACCTAATCCCTATTATTATTTTAATGATGAAAATTTTTGCGGAGATTTAAAAATAACCTGTTTAACTTCCTATGCACATGGAGATTTTCAAGGAGATAACGTAATAATAACAGAAGAAAAACCTATTATAATAGATTTTTCTGATTTGCTTAAGGACTGTAATGTATTTCATGATTTAAGATGTTTAGAAGCTATAACATTAGGAGACTATCTAGACATATATGAAGTAAAACATAGACAGCAATGGCTTAAAGTATGTAAAAGTGTAAGCCAAGATATATTAAAAGTAGATATACCAGACGGAAAAGGAATGAGTCTTTTAAGAGAGCTTATGCCACTTTTAAGGGAAAGTTTAAAAATAATAGTTTCAGATATGCGTAATGTGTCTTATAATCCTAGTTTTTTTGTTGCAGGAGTTGCAGCAGGGCTAATAAACATGAGAAAGTTTACGGATATAGATAAGAAAAGAGCAGCCTTTATTTATGCGGCTTATAATTTAAAAAGTATGTTAAAGGATAAAATGGTTAATATGTATAAACCGTCCCTAGATTCTTGTATGGTATTTAATTGGGTAAAGGGAAATAAAGCTAATAAATTAATAAATTTAAAAGAATTAATTGCCTAATGAAGTTAATCTAATATTTAGGTAGATTTAGATTAAAGAGAATACCTTATTTCATATAAAACTTATAGAAGTTTATTTAACAAATAATTATCAAAATAGAATAAATTTATAAAAAAGATTGTTGCATTTTGTGTAGCAGTCTTTTTTTCTAATTATGCTCACTAAGGTTATAATATATATAATTGGTTAAAGTTGGTAAGTTTAACAGATTATAAATATTAATTATAGTTGAAGCTATACTGATAAAATAATGCAATAACCTGTTAATATTAAGCGTGATATAATAATTTTTGAAGACATTAATCAAATAATGAAAACATACAGAGAAAAATGTAAAATATGCTAATGTAATTATTTATTTTTTGAAGTATTTAATTTAAAAGGAGGGGAAAAATGAGAAAATTAAAATCAATAGTTTCTGTATTTTTAATAGGAATTTTAACATTAGGATTAGTTGCTTGTGGTTCAAAAAAAGAGGAAACTAAAAATACTGATGAGAAAAAAGATTTAAAAGGAAGCACTATAAAAATAATTGCTACCTCGGAAGACTATAAGCCTGTGTTTGAAAAATTTACAAAAGAAACTGGTATAAAAGTTGAATTTTTATCTATGTCTTCTGGAGAAGTTATATCAAGAATTAAAGCTGAAGATGGCAAACCTATGGCAGACGTGTGGTTTGGTGGTGGATTGGATGCATTTATGGATGCAAAAGATTCAGGTCTATTAGAAAAGTACATACCAGAAGAATCTAAAGATATAAAAGAAGAATATAAAGATAAAGAAGGATACTGGATGGGAAAAGGGCTAACAATAGTAGGCTTTTTAGCTAATAAGGATGTACTTAAAGAAAAAAATCTACAGATACCTAAAACATGGGATGATTTAGCTAAACCAGAATATAAAAATGAAATATTAATGTCTAACCCAGCAGTATCAGGTACAAATTATGCAGTAGTAAATGCTTTATTGCAACAAAAAGGGAAAGATGTAGGTTGGAAGTACTTTGAAAATTTAAATAAAAATATATCTTATTATTCAAAAAGAGGTAAAGATCCAAAACTAAAGACTACAGCAGGAGAAGTAGCTATAGGTATAACTTATATAGATAATTCTATAGTAAAATTAGAAAAAGAGAAAAATATGCAGGTTATATATCCAGAGGATGGAATACCATGGGTTGTAGAAGGAATGGCTATATTTAAAAATGCTAGCAACTTGGAAGGAGCTAAGATATTTGAAAACTGGGTATTAAAGAAAGAAACACAGGAAGAACTAGCTAAGATAGATGGAAAAGATGGAGCTATGCTTGTTAAGCCAGGAGTTAAAGGTATAGATTTAAAAGTACCAAAGGATAAATTAATGAAAGAAGATTTATCTTCCTTTGGAAAAGATAGAAAAGAAATACTTGATAAATGGAAGGCTATGGTAGGTAACAAGTAATATGAATAGAAAAAAATTAAGGGTATCTAATAAATTAGATACCCAATTTTATAATATTTTAGATAAAATTCTAATAGTACTAATAATATTATTAGTAATTTTATTTATATTTTGGCCAATTATCTGTGTTATAAAAGAAAGTTTTTTTAAAGATGGCAATTTTACATTAAAGTTATATAACGATATATTTAAAAATAATAAAAAACTTATATATAATAGTGTGTTTGTAGCTTTCATGTGTACAATATTTACTACTTTAATTTCTATATGTATTGCTCTTTATGCCAGTTTTTCATCAGGTAGATTAAGAAAAATAATCACAGTTACTTTAATGCTTACAATGATATCACCACCTTTTGTGTCTTCGCTAGCATACATAAATTTATTTGGAAGAAGAGGTTTTATAACTCATGGAATTTTAAAATTAACTCTTAATACATATGGTTGGCAAGGTATTGTTATAATGGAAACACTAGGTTTGGTATCTATGTCCTCCTTATTGTTAATAGGTATAATAGGGGGAGTAGATAAAAATTTCTTGTATGCTTCTTTAGATTTAGGAGGAGGTTTTAATTATACTTTAATAAGAATAGTTTTACCTATTATAAAACCAGGTATAATAGTTACTGGACTTTTAGCTTTTGTAAGAAGTTTATCAGATTTTGGAACACCAATGATTATAGGAGGTTCCTTTCAAGTTCTAGCTACAGAAGTTTATATGAATATAATAGCCAATGGAAATTTTGCTATGGCTGCGGCAATGAGCGTGCTTATACTGATACCTTCTTTAATAGCTTTTTTAATATATAGATTCTACATGAGTAACTCTGAAGTATTTTCTAAAGACAGTAAAAAACTTTTTTCGCAAGTCCAGGAATATAAAATAAAGGGAACTTTTGCTATTATTTTGAAAATAATTACTTATCTATTTTTATTAGTAATGATTTTGCAATATACATCAATATTTTTAAGTGCTATAACAAAATATAAATTTAATAAAATGTATTTCACTTTAGATAATATAAAAAGGGTTTATGAGTATAACTTAAGTAGCTTTGGAAGAAGTATAATATATTCATTAGTTACAGGATTAATAGGTAGTTTATTAGGAATTTTTATATCTTATTATGTGAATAGAAGAAAGATTATAGGGGGAGATTTTATAGATTTTATATCTACATTACCCTATATAATTCCTGGAACATTTTTTGGAATAGGGTATATATTTGCATTTAATAAATATCCTTTGGAATTTACAGGTACAGCTTTTATAGTAGTTGCAAATTGTATATTTAAACAAATTCCTATGACTACTAAGGTATCTTCAGCAGTTTTATCTGGAATAGATTCAGAAATAGAAGAGGCAGCAAAGGATTTAGGAGCACCTAATATATTTATAATTAAGGATGTAATATTGCCCATGTTAAAACCAGCTTTTTGGGCTGGATTTGTAAATAATTTTACAGCTACTATGACCACTATAGGAGCAATAATATTTTTAATATATCCAGGTCAAAAGGTAGTTACAGTAGAAATGTTTGATGCTATACAAAGTGGGGATTATGGTGTAGGGTCTGTTATGGCATCATTAATAATTATAATTACGCTTATTATAAATATGTTGTTTACAAAGTTTATTATAGGAGGAAAAGATGTATCTAAGGATAAAAAATTTAGAAAAAGCTTTTAATAATATAAAAGTAGTGGATAATATTGATTTAGAATTAGAAAAGGGTAAATTATTATGTCTTTTAGGTCCCAGTGGTTGTGGTAAAACTACTACCCTTAAAATGATAGGGGGATTTTTAAAGCAGGACAAGGGTAATATTTTAATAGAAAATGAGGATATTTCAAAGCTTTCACCAGAAAATAGGCCTATTTCTACAGTTTTTCAGTCCTATGCTCTTTTTCCTCATATGAATGTAATAGAAAATATAATTTATGGATTAAAATTTAAAGGATATAGTAAAAAAGAAGCTTTAAAAAAGGGAGAAGAATATTTAGAAATAATAGGATTATCTGAATTCAAAAATAAAAAAATATCTCAATTAAGCGGAGGACAGCAACAAAGAGTAGCTTTGGCAAGGGCTTTAATAGTTAATCCTAAAGTACTTCTGTTAGATGAACCATTAAGTAATTTAGATGCTAAGCTTAGAATAAAAATGAGAAAAGAAATAAAGGAAATTCAAAGCAAGTTTAATATGACTATGATATTCGTAACTCATGATCAGGAAGAAGCGTTAAGCATTGCTGATTACTTAGCAGTAATGAATAAAGGAGAGTTAATTCAAGTAGGAACTCCAGAAGAAATATATAATAAGCCTATAAATGAGTTTGTAGCATCTTTTATAGGAAATATAAATAAGGTTAATATAAATAATAAAGTAGAACTTATAAGACCAGAACAGATAACAATTAATAAAGATAATGGAGATAAAGAAGGGCGGATTAGGTATAAACAATTTTTAGGAGCTTATGTAAATTACTTTGTAGAAACTAAAGATGAAACCATAATAGTACACGATTTTAGTAGAAAAAGTAAAATTTTTAAAGAAGGAGAAATTGTATATCTTAATTTTTTTAATAGCTAAAAAAGGATTCATTGCGAAAGTGGATTTTTATACTTAGCAGTAAATCCCTTGTTTTAATATGAACTTTAAAAAATATTATTCTTTATAGCCATAAGATAGTATTCTATTACAGATTTAATTATACAAAATAATAGAATAGGTTTATCTATCATATAATATTCATACAAAACTATATATCATCATATCATCTAAATTTTTACTAAAATTCAAGCAGAAAGCATATACTATTTTTATATATGTATATGCTTTAAATTATGGTAAAATTATATTAATTGTATTAGTATAAAAAGAAAAGTAAGGGGTTGTTTTTTTATGTCAGAAGAAATAACAATGAAGGATATGATGGAAGAAATAAATTCTTCAATGAAAAGAATTCATAAAGGAGAACTATTAAAAGGGAAAGTAATTTCAGTTTCAGATAACGAAGCCGTATTAAATATAGCATACATATCTGATGGAATATTACCTAAAAAAGAAGTTGTAGATA contains the following coding sequences:
- a CDS encoding ABC transporter substrate-binding protein, whose product is MRKLKSIVSVFLIGILTLGLVACGSKKEETKNTDEKKDLKGSTIKIIATSEDYKPVFEKFTKETGIKVEFLSMSSGEVISRIKAEDGKPMADVWFGGGLDAFMDAKDSGLLEKYIPEESKDIKEEYKDKEGYWMGKGLTIVGFLANKDVLKEKNLQIPKTWDDLAKPEYKNEILMSNPAVSGTNYAVVNALLQQKGKDVGWKYFENLNKNISYYSKRGKDPKLKTTAGEVAIGITYIDNSIVKLEKEKNMQVIYPEDGIPWVVEGMAIFKNASNLEGAKIFENWVLKKETQEELAKIDGKDGAMLVKPGVKGIDLKVPKDKLMKEDLSSFGKDRKEILDKWKAMVGNK
- a CDS encoding ABC transporter permease; translated protein: MNRKKLRVSNKLDTQFYNILDKILIVLIILLVILFIFWPIICVIKESFFKDGNFTLKLYNDIFKNNKKLIYNSVFVAFMCTIFTTLISICIALYASFSSGRLRKIITVTLMLTMISPPFVSSLAYINLFGRRGFITHGILKLTLNTYGWQGIVIMETLGLVSMSSLLLIGIIGGVDKNFLYASLDLGGGFNYTLIRIVLPIIKPGIIVTGLLAFVRSLSDFGTPMIIGGSFQVLATEVYMNIIANGNFAMAAAMSVLILIPSLIAFLIYRFYMSNSEVFSKDSKKLFSQVQEYKIKGTFAIILKIITYLFLLVMILQYTSIFLSAITKYKFNKMYFTLDNIKRVYEYNLSSFGRSIIYSLVTGLIGSLLGIFISYYVNRRKIIGGDFIDFISTLPYIIPGTFFGIGYIFAFNKYPLEFTGTAFIVVANCIFKQIPMTTKVSSAVLSGIDSEIEEAAKDLGAPNIFIIKDVILPMLKPAFWAGFVNNFTATMTTIGAIIFLIYPGQKVVTVEMFDAIQSGDYGVGSVMASLIIIITLIINMLFTKFIIGGKDVSKDKKFRKSF
- a CDS encoding ABC transporter ATP-binding protein, which codes for MYLRIKNLEKAFNNIKVVDNIDLELEKGKLLCLLGPSGCGKTTTLKMIGGFLKQDKGNILIENEDISKLSPENRPISTVFQSYALFPHMNVIENIIYGLKFKGYSKKEALKKGEEYLEIIGLSEFKNKKISQLSGGQQQRVALARALIVNPKVLLLDEPLSNLDAKLRIKMRKEIKEIQSKFNMTMIFVTHDQEEALSIADYLAVMNKGELIQVGTPEEIYNKPINEFVASFIGNINKVNINNKVELIRPEQITINKDNGDKEGRIRYKQFLGAYVNYFVETKDETIIVHDFSRKSKIFKEGEIVYLNFFNS